AGCCTCGCCGAGATGGGGAAGCTATGAAAGAGACGCTCGCGCTCGTGGCCTTCGTGGTCGCGCTCACCGGCTTCACGCTCCAGCCCATCCTCTCGGAAGACGCCTGCTCGGGCTCGTCGAGCGCGCTCGATCGCGGCATCGCCGCGGTGGTCCGCGCCGCCCTCGACGATGGTGGCTCCGCCCTCGTCGCCCGGGATCGGCTGCGCGCCGAGGGGATGGCGGGAATGGTGGTCGATCGCTGCCTCGCATCGCAGGAGGAGACCCATCGGACGGGGAAGGAGTTCCGGGCGGAGCTCGTCCGCCCTGAACTGGCCGTTGGCGGAACGCAACTGGCTCTCGCCGCTCGAGATCTGAGCGGGCGTCGCGCGACGGGCTCCTCCGATGATCGCCCGTGGTAGAACGCTGGGCTCCATGGAGCCCTCTCATGCCGAGATCGCCGGCGCGCTCGAGCGCCACTTCGGATTCGCGGGCTTCCGCCCCGGTCAGGAAGCCGTGGTCCGCTCGGTCCTCGCCGGGAAGCCGACCGTCGCGGTGATGCCCACCGGAGCGGGCAAGAGCCTCTGCTACCAGCTCCCCGCCCTGCTCCTCCCCGGGACCGCGCTGATCGTCAGCCCGCTGGTGGCGCTGATGAAGGACCAGGTCGACTCGCTCTCCGCCCGGGGCATTCCGGCCACCTTCATCAACTCGTCGATCGACGACGCCGAAAAGGCGCGCCGCCTCGACGCCGTCAGGCGGGGCGCCTTCAAGCTCGTCTACGTGGCGCCGGAGCGCTTCCGATCGGCGGCGTTCGTCGAGGCCATCCGGGAAATCGAGATTTCGCTCTACGCGGTGGACGAGGCCCACTGCATCTCCCAGTGGGGCCACGACTTCCGGCCGGACTACACGAGGCTCGGGCAGGTGCGGTGGGTGCTTCGGCCGCCCAGGACCCTGGCGCTCACCGCCACGGCGACCCCGGAGGTCCGGGACGACATCGTCCGAGTGCTGCGGCTCAAGGATCCCAAGGTCTCGGTGGCCGGCTTCGACAGGCCCAACCTCTTCTTCGAGGTCGCGAAGGTCGCCAACGAGCACGAGAAGCTCGGTCGGATCGTCCGGTCCTGCCGGGACGGAGGCGGGGTCGTCTATTGCGCGACCCGGCGGGACGTCGAGAAGGTGGCCGGGATGCTCGATGGCCGGGGGATCCGCAGCTTCGCCTACCACGCGGGTATGGGCGACGACGATCGCAGGCGGATCCAGGACGCGTTCATGGCCCAGGACGACGCCGTGGTCTGTGCCACGAACGCGTTCGGGATGGGCGTGGACAAACCCACCATCCGATTCGTGGCCCACTTTGCCATCCCGAAGGCGATCGAGGCCTACTACCAGGAGGCCGGCCGCGCGGGCCGCGATGGCCGCCCTGCCCGCGCCGTCCTGCTCTTCAACCACGCCGACGTCTACCTCCAGGAGCGCCTGGTGGAGGCGAACCATCCGTCCGCCGCCATGGTGCGGGACGTGTGGAAGCATCTGCGCACCATGGGTGATGGCGAGCTCCCGATCGGCGAGCGACAGGTCGCCGCCGCGGTCTCCGCGAGCCCGCTCCAGGTGGGTTCGGCGATCAAGCACCTCGAGCGGGCGGGCCACCTCCAGCGCAGCGCCCGCGGTCTCGTCGTCCTCGAGCCCGGGCTCGAGGACGACGAGCTTCGGGTCGACTTCGACGGGATCGCGGCGAGGCGGCAGCGCGAGCTCCAGATGGTGCGGCGGATGTCGAGCTACGCGTACCACGAGGGATGCCGCCGCTCGTACCTCCTGCACTATTTCGGGGACGAGCCCGTGCCGTGCTCGGGCTGCGACGTCTGCAACGGGCCGAGCGAGCCGCCGGTCGAAGAGCTCGCCCCGGCGCCGGCGTCGAGGCGCGGCCGAAAGGATCGCCCGACTGCCGCGAACGACGAAGGACCGTACGACGGCGAGGTCTTCGCGGCGCTCAAGGAGCTCCGGCTCTCCCTGGCAAAAGCGGAAGGAGTGCCGCCCTACGTGGTCTTCCACGACCGCGCGCTCCGCGCCTTCGCGCGGGCGCTGCCGCAGACCGAGGAGGCCTTCCTCTCGGTCGCCGGCGCCGGCCCGACGAAGTGGGAGCGGTACGGGCCGCACATTCTTGCGACCATCTCGCAGGCCCGGCGCAGCTCGGACTGAGAGCTTGTGGCGGCGAAGAAGAAGTCGGGGCCGCTTCTGCGGGACCGATTTCTTCACACGCTCTGACGGCTACCGATGCTTCAGCGAGCCGATCGCGCCGCCGAAGGTCCAGAGCAACCCGACGCCAAGGGAGAGGAGCAGGATTGACGCGACTCCCACCAGCGGGACGGCGGTGCCGGCGAGCCAGGCGGGGAGGCGGCCCGTAGCCATCGCGGCATTGAGCGTGGAGTCGAAGCCCAGGGTCGCGATCAGCCACGACGGCAGCGCGCAGAGCACGTCCGAGGTGCGCCGGTAGATCGACTCGGGAAGATGGTGGTGGAGCACTTCGAGGGAGAGGCCGGCCGCGCCGTAGACGAGGGCCAGCCGGAACCCGAGAGTCGGAAAGAGCCTCATGGCCTGGCGCCTACGGGAATCGCCCGGCCCATCAGCCACGAACCTCCACTCCGCTCGCCCAAGCCGCCTCCCAATCAACCCTCACCGACGAGGCGATCACGATCGGCCTCTGTTTCCACGCTGTCAACCCGGACCCCGTCACGCCACGGCCCTTCGCGGGCAGCCGGATTCCTCGCCCGTCCTCCCGGCCAGTTCCAGCGCGAGCCAGGCGCACGCTCGCCTGCGGCTCGCGAGAGCTCGTGAATTTCTTCACGAACTTTCAGCCCCCGCTGCCGATTCGAGCGAGGGTCTTCCGGGCCTCGTTCACCCCGGGGCCGCGGGGAGCGAGCACGAGGTAGCGCTCGAGGGCCGCGGCGGCCTCCTTCGTCGTGCCACCGCCGCGGAGGAGATTCCGGGCCTTGAGCAGATGGACGTCCGCGAGCCAGGGTGAGAGCTCGGCCGCCCGGCTGAACGCCTGCGCTGCGGGCTTCAGCTCCCCCGCGGCGTCGAGCGCCTCTGCGAGGGCGAGGTGGGCCAGACCGAGCGATCCGTCGAGCTCGACGGCCGCCTCGGCTTCCTGACGGGCAGCGTCGTTTGCCCCCTTCCCGTCGGCGAGCAGGACGGCGGCGAGGGCCGATCGGGCCATCGCCCGCTCGGAGGCCTTTCCGTTCGATCCGATGCGACCCAACAGGGTGCGCAGGCGCTTCTCGGCCGGGGCCGGGCGAGCTTGCGCGGCGTCGGTCCTGGCGAGTCCGACTTCGGCTACCGCCCAGCCCGGCTGGAGCGCCAGCGCCCGTGCGAAGGAGGTGGCGGCGGCTCGGGCGTTGCCCTGTGCGAGCTCGGCCTCACCGCGCCCCGCCCACGAGGCGGCATCGCCCGACCCCAACTGCGTGGCCTCCGAGAAGGCCTGCCGGGCTCGTTCCGGGTCGGCGAGGGCGAGCCGGACTTCGCCGAGGGCGCGCCGGGCCGGAGCGCTCTTGGGGAAGGCGCGCACGATGGCCTGGACCCTGGCGAGGGCTTCGTCCTTCCTGCCGCCGCGGAGCATCGCGCCCGTGAGGTCGACGAGCGCCGCGCCGTCTTCGGGATCGAGCTCGAGGGCCGCCTCCCACTCGTCCATCGCGGCGTCCGGATTGCCGGCCTCGAGGAAGGCAGTGCCGAGCGCCCTTCGGCCCTCGACGCGAAGCGGGTTCAAGCGAACCGCCTCGCGGAGCATGGCCAGAGCCTCGTCGTGGCGACCCCGCTCGAGCAGGAGCCGGCCCAGCTCGAAGCGCGGCTCGGCGGATCGGGGGTCGAGCTCCACCGCCTCGACCAGGGCGCGCTCGGCCTCGTCGAGCTTGCCCTCGCGCCGCAGGAGCCTCGCCCATGCCCACCGTCCGGTGGTTCGCGCCCGCGATCCCGTGCCGAGGCGCTCCAAGGTCTTCCGCGCCTGATCGAGGCGTCCCCTCTCGAGGTCGACGAGGCCGAGGTAGACGACGGCCTCTACCGGCAGCTTGCGCTCCAGCACGGTCGCGTGGAGGGACTCGTGCGCCTTGGCGATCATTCCGGCGCGGAAGCGCGCGATCCCCACCTGGAGGTGAACGGGTCTCTCGCCCGGCTTCCCGGAGAGCGCCGCGGCCTCCCGCAGGCGCCCGGCGGCGACGAGGAGGCGGGCGTAGGCCTCACGCAGCGCAGGATCCTGGGATGCGTCGAAGTCGAAGCCGCGGAAGAGCTCGAGGCCCACGTCTGCGGCGCCGATCGACACGTAGGCCTGGGCGAGCTGGACGAGCCGCTCTGAATCCTTCCCCGCCTCGACCTTCTCGAGCTCGGCGACCGCCGAGTCGCGCGTGCCGACCGCGGCGCGGAGGCGGGCCCGGACGATGGCGAGGCGAAGGCGGATGCCGACTGGCACCTGGTCGCTGGTGCGGAGCTTGTCGAGACCCGCGAGCGCCTGTTCGAGGAGCCTGGGCTCGCGCGAGAAGGCGAGGTGCGACTCGGCTGCGCCGACCAGGGCCGCGGGGTGGTCCTCGGAGACGGAGAGTGCGAGCTCGTAGTACCGGATCGCTTCTTCGTGCTCGCTTCGGGAGCGATAGTAGTCCCCGACCTTCACGAGCGTGGGCACGTGGCCCGGGCTCGCGAGGATGGCCGAGTTGAACCGCTCGACGGCGACCAGCGGCTGGTCTCTCGATAGGAGGACGGCCCCTGCGAGGCTCAGGAGGGTGGCGCCGGCGCTCTCGGGCGGGATCGAGAGGATCTCGTCCTCGATGGCGCGGCGCTCCTCCCGGTTGCCGCCGGTGACCGCGAGGCGCCAGCGGGCGGCGAGGAGGGCATCCCGCTCCTCGGGGCTGGTCGCGTGGCGGCTCGCCAACGCCGTCGCCGCCCGAAGGTCGAAGGCGTCGAACGAAGCGGCCAGGGTCGCAGCCGCCTGGGCCTTCAACGCCAGCGCGGTCGAGTTGGTCGAATCGAGGTCCAGCGCCTCGTCGAGAGCGTCCAGGCTGGCCTGGAGGGCGGCGAAGGTGTCTCGAGCGAGGCCGTTTCGCGCCGCGGCGAGGTAGCGCGCGATCTCCTGCTCCCTCGTGGCCGCCCGCTCCAGGAGGTAGGCGGCGACTCCGGCGCCCGCGACCAGGAGGCCGATGACGGCGAGCGAGAGGGAGAGCGCGTTTCGGCGCAGGAAGCCCTTGGGCCGATTCCGCTCCTGCGCCAGCTTCTCCCGGAGCTGGCGCTCGTACTCGGCGGCAGCCTTGGCGGCCTCGAGAGAGGCGGACGGATCGGCGACGACGACCGGCGCGGGCGTCTCCCGGGCGGGAGCGGGAAGGTCGCCGAGCCAATCCCCGGCCTCCGCTTTGGCTGGAGCCAGCGGCGGCGGCGCGGATCGCGGCGGCGGCGGGAGGGGCGGAGCCGCCGACGTCGCCGACGGGAAACGCGGAGTCCCCGGCGCGGCGGACGGGATGGGCGGAGTCGCCGTGGAATTCGACGGGAAGGGAGGTGTCCCCGGCGCGGTGGGCGGCGAGGTCGCCGGCGAGGTCGAAGCCCTCGCCGCGACCCGAGGCGGGAGGGGAGGGGGCGCGGATGGCGCAGCCGGAGGTCCGAGGGTCTCCTCGGCGGGCAGGGATTCACTGCCTCCTCGGCTCTCCTCGCTCGTATCGTCCTTCCGCTCCGTCATGCGCGTTTCCCTGGCCCGTCCGTTCTCTGCCCCCGTCGACGACGGAGAGCGGTCTGGCGTTGGTCTTCGTCGGCTTCAGCGCGAACGAGGGACCTGCCCGATCGACGCGAAGGTCCAACAATTGGAGAAAGACCTCTAGCGCAATCTGCGCAACGGCCTCTCACATGCAGTCAATTCGCGCACCTCGAACCACATATCCACACGTGCAGGTTTCGCGGAAATCGCTGTCGTCTGCTACGCTCCGGTTCGTGTTTCCGAGACCTCTTCTCTTTGCGCTCGTCGCGCTGCTCCTGGGCTCAGGCGCGTGTGCGACCACGTCCGCGGGCCGCTCCGCGGAGCAGCTCGCCGACGCGTCGCGCGAGCTCTACGACGCGCTGCAATTCGGAGACTACCAGTTCGTGGCCCAGCGCATCTCGAGCGACCTCCGCACCGACTTCCTCGCCAGGGCCTACGGACTCGAGAAGTCCCTGTCGGTTCTCGAGTACACCACGATCTCGGTGGAGCTCCAGCCGGGAGGCGATTCGGCGCGCATGCTCACGCGGATGTCCTGGTACGAGCTTCCGTCGACGGTCGTGAAGACGGACAACGTCTTCATCGACTGGAAGCGAGTTGGCCAGGGCTCGCAGAGCGGCTGGATCATCGAGAAGATCTCGGGCGGTCCGATTCCCGTACCTGCCGACTGACCCGACCCGCTCTTCCGGCTACTCACCGCCCCGATCCTGTCGGGGCGGTGGAGAGCGAAGCCGGGCCGGGCTCCGAGCGAATGCCGCTGGCTCAGAACGGGATGTCGTCGTTGGGGCCGCCGCCGTAGTCCGGGCCGCCACCGAAGTCGTCGCCTCCCGATCCTCGACCGCCGCCGTAGCCGCCGCCGGAGCCACCACCGCCGCCGCCGTAGCCACCGCCACCGCCGCCGCCGCCACTGCCGCCGCCGCCGTAGCCACCACCGCCGCCGCCACTGCCGCCGCCGCCGAAGCCACCACCGCCGCCGCCACTGCCGCCGCCAGTTCCCCCGCCGCTTCCGAGGAAGACGACCTGGTTCGCGACGATCTCGGTCGTGAAGCGCTTCTGCCCGTCCTTGTCCTGCCACTCACGGGTCTGAAGCCTGCCCTCCACGTAGCACTGGCGGCCCTTCTTGAGGTACTCGCCGCAGAGCTCCGCGAGCTTTCCCCAGACGACCACTCGATGCCACTCGGTGCGCTCCTGCTTCTGCCCCGAGCCCTTGTCCGCCCAGGAGTCGGTCGTCGCCAGCCGGAAGTTGGCGACCGCCTGGCCACCGGGCGTGTAACGGATCTCGGGATCGGCCCCGAGGTTTCCGAGGAGGGTCACTCTGTTGACGCTTGCCATCGCTCTCTCACTATTCGTCTCTAAGAGACGCACACCGCGTGCGCCCCACCTGGCACGGCGCGAGGCCAGCCATGGGACGCAACCTAGCACGGCTATCCGACACCGGGTGGCGGCTACCGGACAGACGCCTCTCCGACCACGCTAGGGCGCGACTGCGGTCGGCGTGGCCTCCGGGCCCTGCGGCTTGTGGTCGTCGCCCGCTCCCAGACGGCTCTCGACGGACCTCGCGAAGGTCGCCAACCGGGGATCGACGCCATTCGCGGCCTTGGCGACGGCGATGTTGAAGGGATGGGGAGCGATCGGCGACAGCTGCATCCGCGGATGCGGCTCGGCGATCACCTTTCCCAGAAGAGCGATCGCGGCGGCCTGGGACCCCTCCGAGGCCCCCTCCAGCGCGGCGAGGAGCTCGTCGGGTGCGGTACGGCCAATCTCCGCGAAGCCGTCGGCCAGCTCGGCGGAGAGCGGATCGCCCTCCTCTACCTCTTCGGACACCGCGACGAGCTGCGAGATCGCGGCGGTGTTCCCGGCTACCGCCAGGTCGAAGAGCGTGTCGAGGACGGGGACCCGGCCCATGCCCCTTGCCGCGGCCCTCAGGCGCCCGAAGACGTCCGCCCCCGGCGAGAAGGCCTCGACGACAGCGACGGCGGCGCTGCCATCCCCCCGATCGGAGCGATAGAGCGCGTCGGCGATCACGGCCCGCACGGCCGGATCGCGCTCGGTGCGGAGCGCCGCCCGGAGGAAGGTCGCGTTGCGGCTCTCCTCGACGCGGCCCAGGTCGGCATAGGTCGAGATCCGGTTGCGGAGGATGTCCAGGGGCGTGGAAGGATCGCTCGGAGGCGGCTCGGCCAGCGCGATCGCGGAGCGGCTCCCGCCCTCGGAGCCTTCGGAGGCGATGGCGGCGCCGATGGCGTCCACCCTGGGGAGCACCTGCGAGAGGCGGCCCGGGTAGTCGTTCACCACGATCGAGAACGCGTAGCGCTTGCCGGAGACCGCGTCGACGATCCCCGAGAGCGAGGTGACGTTCTGGAGCGTGCCCGTCTTCGCCCGGATGCGGCCCTCGGCGAGGGTGCCGCCGAGCCGGTGGCGAGTGGTCCCGTCGACGCCGGCGATGGGCAGCGACGCGAGGAGCTCGGGCTCGATCCGCGAGTACCGGTGGACCCACTCCAGCAGCCTGACGAGCTGGCGCGCGCTGACGCGGTTGGTGTCGTTGAGGCCGCTGCCGTTGCGGATCACCATCGAGCCTCGCGGGATCCCGACCAGGTCGGCGAGGAAGTCCTCCATCGCCGCGGCTCCCTTGGCCCAGGTCCCGGGCGCCCCCTTCATCTCCGCGCCGATCGTCTTGAGCAGCATCTCCGACATGTGGTTCTGCGACCACTTGTTGAGCTTGTTGACCAGCACCGCCAGCGGCTCGGAGAAGTCGACGACGATGGGAATCTTGAGCTCGGCGGGAACGGCGCTCAGGACGACCTTCCCCTTGATCTTGATCCCCTGCTCGGCCAGCACCGCGCGGAAGGTCTCGCCGGTGTAGCGGGGCGGGTTGGAGATCCGGCGGTAGAGCACCTCGCCCCGGCTCCCCTCGGCGACTCGCGCGCGAACCACGATGCGCTGCCGGTCCCCGTCGCGGCTCGACGAGGCGACCACGCGGCCACGGGCGTCGCGCGGCGCGGTATCGGCCAGGTTCTCGACCGTCAGATACGCGGAGTCGGGCTCGAGCTCGACCCGCGCTTTGGCCCCGACCGACTCGCCGGGGTGGACGTGGATCCCGACCGAGTTGAAGTTGAGGGACACAGCGCCGGCGCCCGCCATGTAGGGACGGTCGGAGTCGTCCTGCTCCCAGCCCGGCCCGTCGTAGACCGCGTCGAAGTAGGTGTCGTCGATCACGAGGTTGCCCGTGATCTCCCGGACGCCCTGGTGCCTCAGCTCCCTCGCGAGGCGGAAGAGGCGCTCGGTGGTGAGCGAGGGATCGCCCTTGCCCCGCAGGTAGAGCGAGCCCTTCACCACCCCCGCCCTCGCCGGCTCGGAGACGTAGAGCTCGGTGGCGAAGCGGAAGTTGGTGCCGAGGATCGCCATGGCGCTCACGGTCGTGAGCAGCTTCATGTTCGAAGCCGGGTTGAGGAGCTCGTCCGCGTTCCGGGCGAAGACGACCTTGCCGGTGTCCAGGTCGCTCACGAGGACACCCGTCCTCGCATCGCGGATGGGGCCGGCCCGAAGGATCTCGGCGATGGAGGCGGGGAGCTCCGGTGAGATCTCCTGCTCCCGGACCTCACTCCGCGGAGTCGGATCGGCGGCGTGCGCTCCGTCGGGAGGGAGCACCCAGGCCAGGACGCAGAACCACGTGGCGACGAACGCAGGGTGGCGGAAAGGAGCGGCTCGAGCCACGGTCGGGATCCTTGGAGTTCCGAGAGAAGGGCCTTGGCGAATTGCTTGCCCTGCGAGCGCTCGGCGTCGAGATCGATAGTAGGGTCCGACGGGGCGCCAGGCAACGTGCCAGCGACCGAGCCCTCCGCGCTCGCCCCGCCGCGCTCCCGAGCTGGGGATTCGGCCTCGCGGCTCGGTCGGTTGTTGGATGGAAGGCGAGTCGACGTTACCATCCGCCTCCCATCCGATGCGTAGCGTTCCTCCAACCAGCTCCCGACCCCAGCCCCTCCCGAGGAGAGCGCCCATCGCCCTCGTCCTGGCCGCGTTGGGGGCGCTCTCCGCCTGCAGGGCAGCCGAGCGGCCGTCGGACGTGATCGTCCTCGCGATCGACGCCCCGCCGGAGACCCTCGACCGCCGGATGGCGCTCGGCCTGAACGCCATGCGGATCGCCCAGCTCGTGACACCCGGTCTCACCCGGATCGACGAGCGCGGAGAGGCGGTGCCGGATCTGGCGGAGTCCTTCGAGGCGGAGGGGGCTCGGAAGTGGATCTTCCACCTGCGCCCCGGGCTGGCCTTCTCCGACGGGACGCCCCTGTCCGCCGAGGACGTGGTCGCGACCTTCCGCTCGGTCCTCGATCCCGCCGTCGGTTCGCCCCACCGGAGCGCCTACGGATACGTCGAATCGGTGGAGGCGCCGGATCCCGCCACCGTGGTCTTCCGCCTCTCCCGGCCCTTCGGAGCCATGCCGGTGGACGGGACCCTGGGGATCCTGCCCGCGCGCCTCGCCGGTCCGGAGCACCGCGACGAGCTCCGCCTCCGGCCGATTGGCGCCGGCCCCTTCGTGGTGTCCCGCTGGGACGGCGCCGACGACCTCCGGCTGGCGCCCAACCCGCGCTACTTCGGCGGCGCGCCCGTGGTCTCCCTCGAGGTCCGCACGGTCCGCGACGAGACCACCCGGATCCTCGAGCTTCGCAAGGGGCGGGTCGACGTCCTGCTGGGATCGCTGAGCGCGCCGCTGCTCCCGGCCCTCCGGGGCGAGCCGCGCCTCCAGGTGAAGGTCGGCCCCGGTGCAGGGGTCTCCTACCTCATGTTCAATATGACGGATCCGACCGTCGGCCGGAGGGAGGTCCGAGAGGCGATCGCCCTGGCCCTCGATCGGGAGGCGCTCGCCCGGTTCAAGCTCAAGGGCGCGGCCCAGGTGGCCGACACGCTCTTCCGCGAGGATCACTGGGCCTACGACGCCGGCGTCGGGAGGCGCAGCCGCGACCTCGGCCGAGCGAAGGCGCTCCTCGACGAGGCCGGCTTCCGCGAGCCGGCGGACGGCGGGCCGAGGCTGACGCTCACGCTCAAGCTCTCCACCGATCGCTTCCGGCGATCGCTCGCGCTCGCGATGGCGTCCCAGCTCGCCGAGGCCGGGATCCGCCTCGAGCTCCAGCCCCTCGAGTGGGGCACCTTCCTCGGCGACGTGAAGCGGGGGAACTTCCAGGTCGCCTCGCTGAAGTGGCCCGCCGTCGTGGATCCCGACCTCCTCCGGCTCGCGTACCACTCGGCGTCGATCCCCTCCGAGGCCTCGGCCTGGGGCGGCGGAAACCGCATGCGGTACCGCAACGCCGAGCTCGACGCGCTCCTCGACCGGGGCCGGGAGGAGGTCGATCCCCTCGAGCGCCGCGCCGCGTACGCCGCCGCGCAGCGGATCCTGGCTCGCGACCTCCCGGCGATCCCCCTGCTCCACGAGGACGCGGTGGGCGTGATCGCCAAGACCGTGGAGGGCGTCGAGGTCGATCCCCAGGGGAGCCTGCGGAGCCTTGCCCGCGCCAGGCGGATCGTCCGATGAGGCCACTGCTCCACAAGACCGCGGGGACACTCCTCGCCGCGCTTGGCGCCGTGTTCCTGGTGTCGATCTTCCTCGATCTGGTGCCGGGCGATCCGATCGACGCGATCCTCGGCGAGCAGGCGCAGGAGGCCGATCGGGCGGAGCTCCGCGCCGCGCTCCACCTGGACGATCCCCTTGCGATGCGCCTGTGGAGCTTCGCCCGCGACACCGCACGCCTCGAGCTGCGGTCGTCGGTGCCGCCATTCCAGGAGCGGGTCTTCGACACGATCGGGAGGGCGGCGCCGAACACCGCGCTCCTCGCCGGCGCGTCGCTCCTGGTGGCGATCCTCGTCGCCCTCCCGCTGGGAGTCGTGGCGGCGGCGCGGCCCGGAAGCCGTCTCGACGCGGCGGCGAGCGCGTTTGCCGTGCTCGGCGTCGCGATCCCGCGGATCTGGCTCGGGCCCCTGCTGATCCTGGTGTTCGCGATCGGCCTGGACTGGCTGCCGGTGTCCGGCCTCGAGGAGCCCGCGGGGCTCGTGCTTCCCGCCCTTACGCTGGGTCTGGCCCTGTCTGCCTTCCTGGCCCGCATGATCCGCGCGTCGCTCCTGGACGCCACCGGCGAGGACTACGTGCGGACCGCCCGGGCGAAGGGGCTCTCGGAGGCGCGGGTGATCGCGAAGCACGCCCTGCGGAACGCGCTCCTCCCCGTGCTCACGGTGCTGGGGCTCCAGCTCGGCGCGCTCCTCGGCGGCGCGGTGATCACGGAGAAGGTCTTCAACTACCCGGGGATGGGGAGCCTCCTGCTCCAGGCGATCGATCGGCGGGACTACAACATGGTCCGCGCCTGCGTCCTCGCCTTCACGCTCGCCTACGTCGCCGTGAACCTCCTCACGGACCTGGCCTACGCCGCGGCCGATCCACGGGTCCGGAGGCGTCGATGAGGCCGCTCGCGAATCCGCCCCTGCCCGAGCGAATCGGGGACGCCGGCGCCCCGCCCCCCGCCCGGCGACGGCGTCCTTTGCTTCGGGGCTTCGGGCCGTGGATGGGCCTCGGGATCGTGGCGACGCTCTGCCTGGTGGCGCTCGTCGCGCCCCTCGTCGGCGGCGTCGATCCGCGGGCGATCTCCCTCGAGAACGAGCTCGCCCCACCGGGCGGCGCCCACCTCCTGGGCACCGCGGAGAACGGCGTCGACGTCCTCGCCCAGCTCCTCCATGGCGCCCGGACCTCGCTACTCGTGGGCCTCGCCGCCACCCTCCTCTCGACAGTCGTGGGGACGCTCCTGGGAGCGGTGGCGGCCTACCGCGGCGGGATCGCGGAAGAGCTCCTCATGCGCGTGGTGGACGTGCTCCTCGCGTTCCCGGGGATCCTCCTCGCGATCTTCATCACCGCGGTCCTCGGCCCGTCGCTCTGGAACGTGATCATCGCGCTCTGCGCAACGGGCTGGACCGGCTACGCGCGCCTCGCCCGCGCGCAGGTGCTGGCTCTCCGGGACCGCGACTTCGTCCAATCGGCGCGGGCCCTTGGCGCGTCTGGGCCGCGGATCGTGCTCCGCCACCTCCTGCCGAACCTGCTCGGTCCCGTGGTGGTCCAGGCGACCTTCGGCGTCCCGGGCGCGATGCTCTCCGAGGCCTCTCTCTCCTTCCTGGGCCTGGGCGTGCCGCCGGGCACTCCGTCGTGGGGCGCGCTGGTGGACCAGGGGACGCAGTACCTGATGATCGCACCGCACGTGGCGCTCTTCCCCGGTGTGGCCATCGCGCTCTCCGTGCTCGGCTTCAATCTTCTCGGCGACGGTCTTCGCGACAGGCTCGATCCCAGGCGACGTTGAGCTCCGCGCCCAGGAAGATCGCGATCGACGAGATCCACATCCACACCAGGAGGATCACGAAGCCGCCCAGCGTCCCGTAGGTGATGTCGTAGCTCCCGAGGTGAGATACGTAGACGGCGAAGCCGTGGGACGCGAGGATCCAGACGAGCACGGCGACGACCGAGCCGGGCGTGATCAAGCGGATCGGCGCCTTCGTCTCCGGGAGCACGTGGTAGAGGACGGCGAGGATCACCATCATCATCGC
The Vulgatibacter incomptus DNA segment above includes these coding regions:
- a CDS encoding ABC transporter permease; the protein is MRPLLHKTAGTLLAALGAVFLVSIFLDLVPGDPIDAILGEQAQEADRAELRAALHLDDPLAMRLWSFARDTARLELRSSVPPFQERVFDTIGRAAPNTALLAGASLLVAILVALPLGVVAAARPGSRLDAAASAFAVLGVAIPRIWLGPLLILVFAIGLDWLPVSGLEEPAGLVLPALTLGLALSAFLARMIRASLLDATGEDYVRTARAKGLSEARVIAKHALRNALLPVLTVLGLQLGALLGGAVITEKVFNYPGMGSLLLQAIDRRDYNMVRACVLAFTLAYVAVNLLTDLAYAAADPRVRRRR
- a CDS encoding ABC transporter substrate-binding protein; this encodes MIVLAIDAPPETLDRRMALGLNAMRIAQLVTPGLTRIDERGEAVPDLAESFEAEGARKWIFHLRPGLAFSDGTPLSAEDVVATFRSVLDPAVGSPHRSAYGYVESVEAPDPATVVFRLSRPFGAMPVDGTLGILPARLAGPEHRDELRLRPIGAGPFVVSRWDGADDLRLAPNPRYFGGAPVVSLEVRTVRDETTRILELRKGRVDVLLGSLSAPLLPALRGEPRLQVKVGPGAGVSYLMFNMTDPTVGRREVREAIALALDREALARFKLKGAAQVADTLFREDHWAYDAGVGRRSRDLGRAKALLDEAGFREPADGGPRLTLTLKLSTDRFRRSLALAMASQLAEAGIRLELQPLEWGTFLGDVKRGNFQVASLKWPAVVDPDLLRLAYHSASIPSEASAWGGGNRMRYRNAELDALLDRGREEVDPLERRAAYAAAQRILARDLPAIPLLHEDAVGVIAKTVEGVEVDPQGSLRSLARARRIVR
- a CDS encoding ABC transporter permease; its protein translation is MGLGIVATLCLVALVAPLVGGVDPRAISLENELAPPGGAHLLGTAENGVDVLAQLLHGARTSLLVGLAATLLSTVVGTLLGAVAAYRGGIAEELLMRVVDVLLAFPGILLAIFITAVLGPSLWNVIIALCATGWTGYARLARAQVLALRDRDFVQSARALGASGPRIVLRHLLPNLLGPVVVQATFGVPGAMLSEASLSFLGLGVPPGTPSWGALVDQGTQYLMIAPHVALFPGVAIALSVLGFNLLGDGLRDRLDPRRR